The Sphingomonas alpina genome has a segment encoding these proteins:
- a CDS encoding S41 family peptidase, whose protein sequence is MRRRPIAALIALSAMLSACGGGSSGSGGGSTPTATPTPTPTPTAVAGCSLRERQDWAAAQLREWYLFPETLPTGLNPASYSSVDTYIDALTATARSQRRDRYFTYLTSIAEEDAYYQSGSSAGYGFRLGLDTSGRLFITEAFENTPAQANGVGRGSEILAIGTSNANLRTVSAILAAEGTTGLINALGPDTVGTTRVLQLGGVGGSRTVTIAKADFDLQPVSSIYGAKIIDDGGRKVGYVNLRTFISTADPQLRAAFAQFRAQGITDIIVDVRYNGGGLVSIAELFGDLLGRNRSTSDVLSYTTFRSEKSSNNRTRNYITQAESVGATRIAFIGTGGTASASELVINSTLPYLHANAGLIGTNTYGKPVGQIALDRVACDDRLRVIAFATQNAARQGDYFNGLAGTVEASCQAFDDIGHQLGDPQESSTRQALDFLAGRSCTAISAAPVSASGQRTAAQAQRLARESERELLTPTRPSTPQREVPGLF, encoded by the coding sequence ATGCGCCGTCGTCCGATCGCTGCGCTTATTGCATTGTCAGCGATGCTGTCCGCTTGCGGCGGCGGGTCGTCAGGATCGGGCGGCGGATCAACGCCGACAGCGACTCCAACCCCGACACCGACACCGACGGCGGTGGCGGGCTGCTCACTGCGCGAGCGGCAGGATTGGGCGGCGGCACAGCTGCGCGAATGGTATCTGTTCCCGGAGACGTTGCCAACCGGCCTGAACCCGGCATCCTATAGCTCGGTCGACACCTATATCGACGCGTTGACCGCAACGGCGCGCAGCCAGCGGCGCGACCGCTATTTCACCTATCTGACCTCGATCGCCGAGGAGGATGCCTATTATCAGTCCGGCTCCAGTGCGGGGTATGGCTTTCGCCTCGGGCTCGATACGTCGGGGCGCCTGTTCATCACCGAAGCGTTCGAGAATACGCCGGCCCAGGCGAATGGCGTCGGCCGTGGTTCGGAAATCCTCGCGATCGGCACCAGCAATGCCAATTTGCGCACGGTCAGCGCGATTCTCGCTGCCGAGGGCACGACCGGGCTGATCAATGCGCTTGGTCCCGATACGGTCGGCACCACGCGCGTGTTGCAATTGGGCGGCGTCGGCGGCAGCCGCACCGTGACCATCGCCAAGGCCGATTTCGATCTGCAGCCGGTGTCGTCAATCTATGGCGCGAAGATCATCGACGATGGCGGGCGCAAGGTCGGTTATGTCAATCTGCGGACCTTTATCTCGACTGCGGATCCGCAGCTGCGTGCCGCGTTCGCCCAGTTCCGCGCTCAGGGCATCACCGATATCATCGTCGATGTGCGCTATAATGGCGGCGGCCTGGTTTCGATCGCCGAGCTGTTCGGCGACTTGCTCGGGCGCAACCGGTCAACCTCGGATGTGCTCAGTTACACGACCTTCCGGTCCGAGAAATCCTCCAACAACCGGACCCGCAATTATATTACGCAGGCGGAATCGGTCGGCGCGACCCGGATTGCATTCATCGGCACGGGCGGCACCGCATCGGCGAGCGAATTGGTGATCAATTCCACGCTCCCCTATCTGCACGCCAATGCCGGACTGATCGGCACCAACACTTATGGCAAGCCGGTGGGGCAGATCGCCCTCGACCGCGTGGCATGCGACGACCGTTTGCGCGTCATCGCATTCGCTACGCAGAATGCCGCGCGCCAGGGTGATTATTTCAACGGCCTGGCGGGCACGGTCGAGGCGAGCTGCCAGGCGTTCGACGATATCGGCCACCAACTCGGCGATCCGCAGGAATCCTCGACGCGGCAGGCGCTCGATTTCCTCGCCGGACGGTCCTGCACGGCGATCTCCGCCGCCCCCGTTTCGGCATCGGGACAGCGGACAGCGGCGCAGGCGCAGCGGCTCGCGCGGGAAAGCGAGCGGGAATTGTTGACCCCGACACGCCCATCGACGCCGCAGCGCGAAGTGCCGGGGCTGTTCTGA